A single window of Kitasatospora sp. HUAS MG31 DNA harbors:
- a CDS encoding SigE family RNA polymerase sigma factor, with product METELDFEEFASTRARRLFQVAYLMCGDWHQAQDLVQTTLAKMFSVWGRLRRGHDEPGLDAYARKVLLRYYLSHRRLRRSTEVVVAELPDRPGSCESGELRLTLTAALRLLPPRNRAVVVLRYLEDRSVEEVAELLEVSPGAVKSLNSRSLAKLRAILGDDRELLFLS from the coding sequence ATGGAGACCGAGCTGGACTTCGAGGAGTTCGCGAGCACCCGAGCTCGCCGGCTCTTCCAGGTCGCGTACCTGATGTGCGGGGACTGGCACCAGGCCCAGGACCTCGTCCAGACCACGCTCGCCAAGATGTTCTCGGTCTGGGGCCGGCTGCGCCGCGGCCACGACGAGCCCGGCCTGGACGCCTACGCCCGCAAGGTGCTGCTCCGCTACTACCTCTCGCACCGCCGGCTGCGCCGCTCCACCGAGGTGGTCGTCGCCGAACTGCCCGACCGCCCCGGCTCCTGCGAGAGCGGCGAGCTGCGCCTCACCCTGACCGCCGCCCTGCGGCTGCTCCCGCCGCGCAACCGCGCCGTGGTGGTGCTCCGCTACCTGGAGGACCGCAGCGTGGAGGAGGTGGCCGAGCTGCTGGAGGTCTCCCCCGGCGCGGTGAAGAGCCTCAACAGCCGTTCCCTCGCCAAGCTCCGTGCCATCCTGGGCGACGACCGCGAGCTGCTCTTCCTGTCCTGA
- a CDS encoding P-II family nitrogen regulator, with protein sequence MKLITAVVKPFKLDEVKEALQALGVHGLTVTEASGYGRQHGHTEVYRGAEYRIDLVPKVRIEVVVEDEDAEAVVDAVVAAARTGKIGDGKVWTVPVDGVVRVRTGERGPDAV encoded by the coding sequence ATGAAGCTGATCACCGCCGTCGTCAAGCCGTTCAAGCTGGACGAGGTCAAGGAGGCGCTGCAGGCGCTCGGGGTGCACGGACTGACCGTCACCGAGGCCAGCGGGTACGGCCGCCAGCACGGCCACACCGAGGTCTACCGCGGCGCCGAGTACCGGATCGACCTGGTGCCCAAGGTGCGGATCGAGGTGGTGGTCGAGGACGAGGACGCCGAGGCCGTGGTGGACGCGGTCGTGGCCGCCGCCCGGACCGGGAAGATCGGCGACGGCAAGGTCTGGACGGTGCCGGTGGACGGCGTCGTCCGGGTGCGGACCGGGGAGCGCGGCCCCGACGCGGTCTGA
- a CDS encoding ammonium transporter yields the protein MHLADATPALDTGDTAWLLACTALVLLMTPALALFYGGMVRTKSALNMIMMSFVSIASVSVVWLLAGYSLAFGEDTALGLIGGLDHLGMAGIAPDAVTGHVPTLLFAAFQLTFAVLTVALISGAIADRARFGAWVVFTVLWTLLVYVPVAHWVFAPGGWILAKLGALDFAGGLVVEINCGAAGLALALVLGPRLGFKREAMRPHNLPLVLLGAGLLWFGWFGFNGGSALGANGLAAAALLNTQAAGCTGLAGWLLVEKRRDGHATTLGAASGAVAGLVAITPSCGSVDLVGALLIGLAAGVVCAYAVGWKFRLGFDDSLDVVGVHLVAGVIGTVLIGVFATAVMTGGPAGLLHGGGLAQLGKQLVAVAAVGGYSFAATYGLGRAIERVLGFRAEREHELTGLDLAVHAESAYDHGVLGHGSATAHAAVLAHSSDRSPAV from the coding sequence ATGCACCTCGCTGACGCGACGCCCGCGCTGGACACCGGCGACACCGCCTGGCTGCTCGCCTGCACCGCGCTCGTCCTGCTGATGACCCCCGCGCTCGCGCTGTTCTACGGCGGCATGGTCCGCACCAAGAGCGCGCTCAACATGATCATGATGAGCTTCGTCTCGATCGCCTCGGTCAGCGTGGTCTGGCTGCTGGCCGGCTACTCGCTGGCCTTCGGCGAGGACACGGCGCTCGGCCTGATCGGGGGCCTCGACCACCTCGGGATGGCTGGGATCGCCCCGGACGCGGTCACCGGGCACGTCCCGACCCTGCTGTTCGCCGCCTTCCAGCTCACCTTCGCCGTCCTCACCGTGGCGCTGATCAGCGGCGCGATCGCCGACCGGGCCCGGTTCGGCGCCTGGGTGGTGTTCACCGTGCTGTGGACGCTGCTGGTCTACGTCCCGGTCGCGCACTGGGTGTTCGCCCCCGGCGGCTGGATCCTGGCGAAGCTCGGCGCGCTGGACTTCGCCGGCGGCCTGGTGGTCGAGATCAACTGCGGCGCCGCGGGCCTGGCCCTCGCCCTGGTGCTCGGACCGCGCCTGGGCTTCAAGCGGGAGGCCATGCGCCCGCACAACCTGCCGCTGGTGCTGCTCGGCGCGGGCCTGCTCTGGTTCGGCTGGTTCGGCTTCAACGGCGGCTCCGCGCTGGGCGCCAACGGCCTGGCCGCCGCCGCGCTGCTGAACACCCAGGCGGCCGGCTGCACCGGCCTGGCCGGCTGGCTGCTGGTGGAGAAGCGCCGCGACGGGCACGCCACCACCCTGGGCGCCGCCTCCGGCGCGGTGGCCGGCCTGGTCGCCATCACCCCCTCCTGTGGCAGCGTCGACCTGGTCGGCGCCCTGCTGATCGGCCTCGCCGCCGGGGTGGTCTGCGCCTACGCGGTGGGCTGGAAGTTCCGCCTGGGCTTCGACGACTCCCTGGACGTGGTGGGCGTGCACCTGGTCGCCGGCGTCATCGGCACGGTGCTGATCGGCGTCTTCGCCACCGCGGTGATGACCGGCGGCCCGGCCGGCCTGCTGCACGGCGGCGGCCTCGCCCAGCTCGGCAAGCAGCTGGTCGCGGTCGCGGCGGTCGGCGGCTACTCCTTCGCGGCCACCTACGGCCTCGGGCGGGCGATCGAGCGGGTGCTGGGCTTCCGGGCCGAGCGGGAGCATGAACTGACCGGCCTGGACCTCGCCGTGCACGCGGAGAGCGCGTACGATCACGGCGTCCTGGGCCACGGCTCCGCCACCGCCCACGCCGCCGTGCTCGCGCACTCGTCCGACAGGTCCCCCGCCGTATGA
- a CDS encoding M4 family metallopeptidase, whose protein sequence is MSRYTHARVSLAALAATTALLVTGIPVIAQAAPAAPTPAAAGPRAELLSQASGQSAALAQTLGLGSQEKLIVKDVSKDADGTRHLRYERTYAGLPVLGGDLVVHQAADGSVKGQDRATEASLTGVKTTPKLAAPKAQEAALAAEAGSSLQTAPRLVVWAASGTPTLAWETVVSGTEADGTPSKKHVVTDAETGAVLRTWEGVQTGTGTGVFVGNVTIGTTLSGSTYQMKDGARGNGYTTNLNHGTSGTGTLFTKSTDTWGNGQASNAESAAVDAHYGVSATWDYFKNVHGRNGIKGDGVGAYSRVHYGNNYVNAFWDDDCFCMTYGDGSNNTAPLTELDVAGHEMSHGVTSNTANLNYSGESGGLNEATSDIFGSMVEFYANIPSDNPDYLIGELININGDGTPLRYMDKPSKDGASADYWSSTVGNKDVHYSSGVANHFFYLLAEGSGAKVINGVSYNSPTMNNITVTGIGRDKAAKIWYRALSTYMTSTTNYAAARTATVKAADDLYGAGSAESTAVGTAWAAVNVGTLPNPGGPSVTNPGNQTTQINTAVSLQVQASGGTAPLTFSATGLPAGLSISSSGLITGTPTAAGTSNVTVTAKDAANKTGSTSFTWTVNTTGGGCTGTQLLGNAGFETGSAAPWTASAGVIDNSTGRPSRTGSWKAWLDGYGSTHTDTLSQTVSIPAGCKATLSFWVRIDTAESGSTVYDKLTVQANGTTLTTLSNANATGSYVQKTFDLSAYAGQSVTLKFTGTEDSSLQTSFVIDDTSIQTS, encoded by the coding sequence ATGTCCCGCTACACCCACGCCCGGGTGAGTCTGGCCGCGCTCGCGGCCACCACCGCGCTCCTGGTCACCGGCATCCCGGTGATCGCCCAGGCCGCGCCCGCCGCCCCGACGCCGGCCGCCGCCGGCCCGCGCGCGGAACTGCTCTCCCAGGCGAGCGGCCAGAGCGCCGCGCTCGCCCAGACCCTGGGCCTCGGCAGCCAGGAGAAGCTGATCGTCAAGGACGTCAGCAAGGACGCCGACGGCACCCGGCACCTGCGGTACGAGCGCACCTACGCGGGCCTGCCGGTCCTCGGCGGCGACCTGGTCGTCCACCAGGCCGCCGACGGCTCGGTGAAGGGCCAGGACCGGGCCACCGAGGCCTCGCTGACCGGTGTGAAGACCACCCCGAAGCTGGCCGCCCCCAAGGCGCAGGAGGCCGCGCTGGCCGCCGAGGCCGGCTCCTCCCTGCAGACCGCGCCCCGCCTGGTCGTCTGGGCCGCGAGCGGCACCCCGACCCTCGCCTGGGAGACCGTGGTCTCCGGCACCGAGGCGGACGGCACCCCGAGCAAGAAGCACGTGGTCACCGACGCCGAGACCGGCGCCGTGCTGCGCACCTGGGAGGGCGTCCAGACGGGCACCGGCACCGGTGTCTTCGTCGGCAACGTCACCATCGGCACCACGCTGTCGGGCTCGACGTACCAGATGAAGGACGGCGCCCGCGGCAACGGCTACACCACCAACCTGAACCACGGGACCTCGGGCACCGGCACCCTCTTCACCAAGTCCACCGACACCTGGGGCAACGGCCAGGCCTCCAACGCGGAGTCCGCCGCGGTGGACGCCCACTACGGCGTCTCGGCCACCTGGGACTACTTCAAGAACGTCCACGGCCGCAACGGCATCAAGGGCGACGGCGTCGGCGCCTACAGCCGCGTGCACTACGGCAACAACTACGTGAACGCGTTCTGGGACGACGACTGCTTCTGCATGACCTACGGCGACGGCTCCAACAACACCGCCCCGCTGACCGAACTCGACGTCGCCGGCCACGAGATGAGCCACGGCGTCACCTCGAACACGGCCAACCTCAACTACTCCGGCGAGTCCGGCGGCCTCAACGAGGCCACCTCGGACATCTTCGGCAGCATGGTCGAGTTCTACGCCAACATCCCGTCGGACAACCCCGACTACCTCATCGGCGAGCTCATCAACATCAACGGCGACGGCACCCCGCTGCGCTACATGGACAAGCCGTCCAAGGACGGCGCCTCCGCCGACTACTGGTCCTCCACGGTCGGCAACAAGGACGTCCACTACTCCTCCGGCGTCGCCAACCACTTCTTCTACCTGCTGGCCGAGGGCAGCGGCGCCAAGGTCATCAACGGCGTCAGCTACAACTCGCCGACGATGAACAACATCACCGTCACCGGCATCGGCCGCGACAAGGCCGCCAAGATCTGGTACCGCGCGCTCAGCACCTACATGACCTCCACCACCAACTACGCCGCGGCCCGCACCGCCACGGTCAAGGCGGCGGACGACCTGTACGGCGCCGGCTCCGCCGAGTCCACCGCGGTCGGCACCGCCTGGGCGGCCGTCAACGTCGGCACCCTGCCCAACCCGGGCGGCCCGTCCGTCACCAACCCGGGCAACCAGACCACCCAGATCAACACCGCGGTCAGCCTGCAGGTCCAGGCCTCCGGCGGCACCGCGCCGCTGACCTTCTCGGCCACCGGCCTGCCGGCCGGCCTGTCGATCAGCTCCAGCGGCCTGATCACCGGCACCCCGACCGCCGCGGGCACCTCCAACGTCACGGTGACCGCCAAGGACGCCGCCAACAAGACCGGCTCCACCAGCTTCACCTGGACGGTCAACACCACCGGCGGCGGCTGCACCGGCACCCAGCTGCTCGGCAACGCCGGCTTCGAGACCGGCTCGGCAGCGCCGTGGACCGCCTCCGCCGGCGTGATCGACAACAGCACCGGCAGGCCGTCCCGGACCGGCTCCTGGAAGGCCTGGCTGGACGGCTACGGCTCCACCCACACCGACACCCTCTCCCAGACCGTGTCCATCCCGGCCGGCTGCAAGGCGACCCTGAGCTTCTGGGTCCGCATCGACACCGCCGAGTCCGGCAGCACCGTCTACGACAAGCTGACCGTCCAGGCCAACGGCACCACGCTGACCACGCTCTCCAACGCGAACGCGACCGGCAGCTACGTGCAGAAGACCTTCGACCTGTCCGCCTACGCGGGCCAGAGCGTCACGCTGAAGTTCACCGGCACCGAGGACTCCTCGCTGCAGACCAGCTTCGTGATCGACGACACCTCGATCCAGACCAGCTGA
- the pulA gene encoding pullulanase-type alpha-1,6-glucosidase, which produces MAEVQPRHPRSTTPYRSPGRAAVLLAASLIAGTIGSAPLAAAAAPPAPPSDAALAGAADRHDLTREQFYFVLPDRFANGSTANDSGGITGGRLADGFDPADKGFYHGGDLQGLIDRLDYIQNLGTTAIWMAPIFKNNPVQGAGADASAGYHGYWITDFTQVDPHFGTNAQLKELIDKAHKRGIKVFFDVITNHTADIVDFAEAKYGYRSAGAYPTLDADGRPVDETALADARAQWPRTTADSFPYTPVFRSDADKRAKSPSWLNDPSLYHNRGNSTFVGESSTEGDFSGLDDLDTQNPRVVQGMEDIYRTWVEKTGVDGFRIDTVKHVNMAFWEQWAPALKKFAAERGNKRFFMFGEVYSGDPAVTSPYVTKGGLQATLDFAFQEAARAYVSQGGSAKSLSSVYGQDYRYTTARSSAYELPTFLGNHDMGRFGSFLRADNPGAGDELLLRKDRLANELQFLTRGQPVVYYGDEQGFTGAGGDKDARQDMFASKTPSYNADPVIGGTPGSADRYGQGGDLYRGIATLAQLRKDHPALADGAQIERYAADGPGVYAFSRIAADQQVEYLVAVNNAAEPKTVTLDTFSAGMDFQRLYPTAGAKTTSGADRKVTVTVPAMSSVVYRAAGKLAKPAAGPQLALTAPADGSYGKVTLGAQVPGGGFDRVSYAAQVGNGAWQNLGTSDNGVHRVTQDLTGVAPGTVVRYKAVVKDSAGRLRSATASFTTGTPAPTPAPTASSRPYAVVHYQRKNGDYDGWNLYSWGDIADGEGTTWPDGHPFVGRDAYGAFAYVKLKSGASDVGFIVEKNGAKDVDADRHIDIGATGEIWIKEGDPTVRTANPDPVATVPADTAIIHYRRPDGDYTGWGLHDWTGAATPTDWGSPLMPARQDAFGAVFEVPLAKGATSLSYIVHKGNDKDLPADQSLDFAAAGREIWILAGQEGHLLPAAAGSSSQVDPASARAQWIDARTVVVPAGYGAADSALAGGTSAQLIYDTEGGITADKGVLSKPGRWIRLTPAAGLTDAQKARFPHLAGYRAFTVDPRDAGRTKEALRGQLLFAEHLPNGATLAATGVQIPGVLDDLYAPKAAQAQLGPVYRGRRESGWFGGDDRKVTLSLWAPTATEVSVDLYDRAAGGSPRNLPLQRDEATGVWSLTRDRKDLDGAYYTYKVKVWAPSVQQMVTNTVTDPYSVALSTDSTRSLVADLSAPGTKPRGWDQHASPAAIPAARQQIQELHVRDFSSADSTVPVAERGTYKAFTESTSAGMKHLRELAKAGVTTVHLLPTFDIATIRENRAEQKLPACDLAALAADSDKQQECVAAVQAEDAYNWGYDPLHYTVPEGSYATDPNGTARTVQFREMVQAMHDAGLRVVLDVVYNHTAASGQAEHSVLDKIVPGYYQRLSDTGKVTTDSCCADTAPEHAMMNKLVVDSVVTWARQYRVDGFRFDLMGLDPKSTMLDVRSALGRLTQEKDGVDGKNVFLYGEGWNFGVVANDARFEQATQLNMAGTGIATFNDRIRDAARGGNYMLGSAPQQGFASGLYTDPNGSPANGTPEEQKARLLHQMDQVKVGLTGNLAGYSFTDSSGRTVTGKGVDYNGAPTGYAANPGEAVEYVDAHDNTDLFDALAYKLPVSTSPADRARMQALGLSLSALSQGPGFAQAGSDLLRSKSLDANSYDSGDWFNSIQWDCRQGNGWGRGLPMVRDNQEMWPTAKSLLADPRLRVGCNEISASTALYQQFLTIRRSSPLFALPTAAEVQKRLSFPLSGTAGEAPGVITMHLDGTGLKGAEKGLTVVFNASPAEQKQTVAGLAGSVQALHRVQAEGSDPQVKGACFDPATGTFTVPARTVAVFVQR; this is translated from the coding sequence GTGGCCGAAGTCCAGCCCCGCCACCCACGGAGCACGACCCCCTACCGCAGCCCCGGCCGTGCCGCCGTGCTGCTCGCAGCCTCGCTGATCGCCGGCACCATCGGCTCGGCCCCCCTCGCCGCCGCCGCGGCCCCGCCGGCGCCGCCCTCGGACGCGGCCCTGGCCGGTGCGGCCGACCGCCACGACCTGACCCGCGAGCAGTTCTACTTCGTCCTGCCGGATCGTTTCGCCAACGGCTCCACGGCCAACGACAGCGGCGGGATCACCGGCGGCCGCCTCGCCGACGGCTTCGACCCGGCGGACAAGGGCTTCTACCACGGTGGCGACCTGCAGGGCCTGATCGACCGCCTCGACTACATCCAGAACCTGGGCACCACGGCCATCTGGATGGCCCCGATCTTCAAGAACAACCCCGTCCAGGGCGCCGGCGCCGACGCCTCGGCCGGCTACCACGGCTACTGGATCACCGACTTCACCCAGGTCGACCCGCACTTCGGCACCAACGCGCAGCTCAAGGAGCTGATCGACAAGGCCCACAAGCGCGGCATCAAGGTCTTCTTCGACGTCATCACCAACCACACCGCCGACATCGTCGACTTCGCCGAGGCGAAGTACGGCTACCGCTCCGCCGGCGCCTACCCCACCCTGGACGCCGACGGCCGCCCGGTGGACGAGACCGCCCTCGCCGACGCGAGAGCGCAGTGGCCGAGAACCACCGCCGACTCCTTCCCCTACACCCCGGTGTTCCGGTCCGACGCGGACAAGCGGGCCAAGTCCCCGTCCTGGCTGAACGACCCCTCGCTCTACCACAACCGCGGCAACTCCACCTTCGTCGGCGAGTCCTCCACCGAGGGCGACTTCTCCGGTCTGGACGACCTCGACACCCAGAACCCGCGGGTGGTCCAGGGCATGGAGGACATCTACCGCACCTGGGTCGAGAAGACCGGCGTGGACGGCTTCCGGATCGACACCGTCAAGCACGTCAACATGGCCTTCTGGGAGCAGTGGGCCCCCGCGCTGAAGAAGTTCGCCGCCGAGCGGGGCAACAAGCGGTTCTTCATGTTCGGCGAGGTCTACTCCGGCGACCCCGCCGTCACCTCGCCCTACGTCACCAAGGGCGGGCTGCAGGCCACCCTGGACTTCGCCTTCCAGGAGGCCGCCCGCGCCTACGTCTCCCAGGGCGGCTCCGCCAAGTCCCTCTCCTCGGTCTACGGCCAGGACTACCGGTACACCACCGCCCGCAGCAGCGCGTACGAGCTGCCCACCTTCCTCGGCAACCACGACATGGGCCGGTTCGGCAGCTTCCTGCGCGCCGACAACCCCGGCGCCGGGGACGAGCTGCTGCTGCGCAAGGACCGGCTCGCCAACGAGCTCCAGTTCCTCACCCGCGGCCAGCCCGTCGTCTACTACGGCGACGAGCAGGGCTTCACCGGCGCCGGCGGCGACAAGGACGCCCGGCAGGACATGTTCGCCTCGAAGACCCCCTCCTACAACGCCGACCCGGTGATCGGCGGCACCCCCGGGTCCGCCGACCGGTACGGGCAGGGCGGCGACCTCTACCGCGGCATCGCCACCCTGGCCCAGCTGCGCAAGGACCACCCGGCGCTGGCCGACGGCGCCCAGATCGAGCGGTACGCCGCCGACGGCCCCGGCGTCTACGCCTTCTCCCGGATCGCCGCCGACCAGCAGGTCGAGTACCTGGTCGCGGTCAACAACGCGGCCGAGCCGAAGACCGTCACCCTGGACACCTTCTCCGCCGGCATGGACTTCCAGCGGCTCTACCCGACCGCCGGGGCGAAGACCACCAGCGGCGCCGACCGCAAGGTCACCGTCACCGTCCCGGCGATGAGCTCGGTGGTCTACCGCGCCGCCGGGAAGCTCGCCAAGCCGGCGGCCGGCCCGCAGCTCGCCCTCACCGCCCCCGCCGACGGCTCGTACGGGAAGGTCACCCTCGGCGCCCAGGTGCCGGGCGGCGGCTTCGACCGGGTCAGCTACGCCGCCCAGGTCGGCAACGGCGCCTGGCAGAACCTCGGCACCTCCGACAACGGGGTCCACCGGGTGACCCAGGACCTGACCGGGGTCGCCCCCGGCACCGTGGTCCGCTACAAGGCCGTGGTCAAGGACTCCGCCGGCCGGCTGCGCTCCGCCACCGCGAGCTTCACCACCGGCACCCCCGCCCCCACGCCCGCGCCCACCGCCTCCTCCCGCCCGTACGCGGTGGTGCACTACCAGCGCAAGAACGGCGACTACGACGGCTGGAACCTCTACAGCTGGGGCGACATCGCCGACGGCGAGGGCACCACCTGGCCGGACGGCCACCCCTTCGTCGGCCGGGACGCCTACGGCGCCTTCGCCTACGTCAAGCTGAAGAGCGGCGCCTCGGACGTCGGCTTCATCGTGGAGAAGAACGGCGCCAAGGACGTGGACGCCGACCGGCACATCGACATCGGCGCCACCGGCGAGATCTGGATCAAGGAGGGGGACCCGACCGTCCGGACGGCCAACCCCGACCCGGTGGCCACCGTGCCCGCCGACACCGCGATCATCCACTACCGCCGGCCCGACGGGGACTACACCGGCTGGGGCCTGCACGACTGGACCGGCGCGGCCACCCCCACCGACTGGGGCAGCCCGCTGATGCCCGCCCGCCAGGACGCCTTCGGCGCGGTCTTCGAGGTGCCGCTGGCCAAGGGCGCCACCAGCCTCAGCTACATCGTCCACAAGGGCAACGACAAGGACCTGCCCGCCGACCAGTCGCTGGACTTCGCCGCCGCCGGCCGGGAGATCTGGATCCTGGCCGGACAGGAGGGCCACCTGCTGCCCGCGGCCGCCGGCTCCTCCTCCCAGGTCGACCCGGCCTCCGCCCGCGCCCAGTGGATCGACGCCCGGACCGTCGTCGTCCCCGCCGGCTACGGCGCCGCCGACTCCGCTCTGGCCGGCGGCACCAGCGCCCAGCTGATCTACGACACCGAGGGCGGCATCACCGCCGACAAGGGCGTGCTCAGCAAGCCCGGCCGCTGGATCCGGCTCACCCCGGCCGCCGGCCTCACCGACGCCCAGAAGGCGAGGTTCCCGCACCTGGCCGGGTACCGCGCCTTCACCGTCGACCCGCGCGACGCCGGCCGGACCAAGGAGGCCCTGCGCGGCCAGCTGCTCTTCGCCGAGCACCTGCCGAACGGCGCCACCCTGGCCGCCACCGGCGTCCAGATCCCCGGCGTGCTCGACGACCTCTACGCCCCCAAGGCCGCCCAGGCCCAGCTCGGCCCGGTCTACCGCGGCCGCAGGGAGAGCGGCTGGTTCGGCGGCGACGACCGGAAGGTCACCCTGTCCCTGTGGGCGCCGACCGCCACCGAGGTCTCCGTCGACCTCTACGACCGGGCGGCCGGCGGCAGCCCGCGGAACCTGCCGCTCCAGCGGGACGAGGCCACCGGCGTCTGGTCGCTCACCCGCGACCGGAAGGACCTCGACGGCGCGTACTACACGTACAAGGTCAAGGTCTGGGCGCCCAGCGTCCAGCAGATGGTGACCAACACCGTCACCGACCCGTACTCGGTGGCGCTCTCCACCGACTCCACGCGCAGCCTGGTCGCCGACCTCTCCGCGCCGGGCACCAAGCCCAGGGGCTGGGACCAGCACGCCTCCCCGGCCGCGATACCGGCCGCCCGGCAGCAGATCCAGGAGCTGCACGTCCGCGACTTCTCCTCGGCCGACAGCACCGTGCCGGTGGCCGAACGCGGCACCTACAAGGCGTTCACCGAGTCCACCTCGGCGGGGATGAAGCACCTCAGGGAACTCGCCAAGGCCGGCGTCACCACCGTCCACCTGCTGCCGACCTTCGACATCGCCACCATCCGCGAGAACCGGGCCGAGCAGAAGCTGCCCGCCTGCGACCTCGCCGCGCTGGCCGCCGACAGCGACAAGCAGCAGGAGTGCGTGGCCGCCGTCCAGGCCGAGGACGCCTACAACTGGGGCTACGACCCGCTGCACTACACCGTCCCCGAGGGCTCCTACGCCACCGATCCGAACGGCACGGCCCGGACCGTGCAGTTCCGCGAGATGGTGCAGGCCATGCACGACGCCGGCCTGCGGGTGGTGCTCGACGTGGTCTACAACCACACCGCGGCCTCCGGGCAGGCGGAGCACTCGGTGCTCGACAAGATCGTCCCCGGCTACTACCAGCGGCTCTCCGACACCGGCAAGGTGACCACCGACAGCTGCTGCGCCGACACCGCCCCCGAGCACGCCATGATGAACAAGCTGGTGGTCGACTCGGTGGTCACCTGGGCCCGCCAGTACCGGGTGGACGGCTTCCGGTTCGACCTGATGGGCCTGGACCCGAAGTCCACCATGCTGGACGTGCGGTCCGCGCTCGGCCGCCTCACCCAGGAGAAGGACGGCGTCGACGGGAAGAACGTCTTCCTGTACGGCGAGGGCTGGAACTTCGGCGTGGTGGCGAACGACGCCCGGTTCGAGCAGGCCACCCAGCTGAACATGGCCGGCACCGGGATCGCCACCTTCAACGACCGGATCCGGGACGCCGCCCGCGGCGGCAACTACATGCTGGGCTCGGCGCCGCAGCAGGGCTTCGCCTCCGGCCTGTACACCGATCCCAACGGCTCGCCGGCCAACGGCACGCCCGAGGAGCAGAAGGCCCGGCTGCTGCACCAGATGGACCAGGTCAAGGTCGGCCTGACCGGCAACCTGGCCGGGTACTCCTTCACCGACAGCTCCGGACGGACCGTCACCGGCAAGGGGGTCGACTACAACGGCGCCCCGACCGGGTACGCGGCCAACCCGGGCGAGGCGGTGGAGTACGTGGACGCGCACGACAACACCGACCTGTTCGACGCGCTGGCGTACAAGCTGCCGGTGAGCACCTCGCCGGCCGACCGGGCCCGGATGCAGGCGCTCGGCCTGTCGCTGAGCGCGCTGTCCCAGGGCCCGGGCTTCGCCCAGGCAGGCAGCGACCTGCTGCGCTCCAAGTCGCTGGACGCCAACTCCTACGACTCCGGGGACTGGTTCAACTCCATCCAGTGGGACTGCCGGCAGGGCAACGGCTGGGGCCGCGGCCTGCCGATGGTCCGGGACAACCAGGAGATGTGGCCCACCGCCAAGTCGCTGCTGGCCGACCCGCGGCTGCGGGTGGGCTGCAACGAGATCTCCGCGAGCACGGCGCTGTACCAGCAGTTCCTGACGATCCGCCGGTCCTCGCCGCTGTTCGCGCTGCCGACCGCGGCCGAGGTGCAGAAGCGGCTGTCCTTCCCGCTCTCGGGTACGGCGGGTGAGGCCCCGGGCGTGATCACCATGCACCTGGACGGCACCGGCCTCAAGGGCGCCGAGAAGGGGCTGACGGTGGTGTTCAACGCCAGCCCGGCGGAGCAGAAGCAGACCGTGGCGGGCCTGGCCGGCTCCGTCCAGGCACTGCACCGGGTGCAGGCCGAGGGCTCGGACCCGCAGGTGAAGGGCGCCTGCTTCGACCCGGCCACCGGGACGTTCACCGTCCCGGCCCGGACGGTGGCGGTGTTCGTCCAGCGCTGA
- a CDS encoding phosphatase PAP2 family protein codes for MGEVTETDAPAAARAATAPGAGPAHREDAFNTGRMPGGATVAARTPLAAVRDRVRNQRRTPGRPRLWFELALIGISYWVYSLVRNAVPEQAAIAQRHARWIWDFEQALGVAVEHTVNRTVDSVTWLIVGMNYYYATLHFIVTIGVLVWLYRRHPGRYAATRTVLFVTTGIALVGFYCFPLAPPRLMTDGGFVDTVLAHHTWGSMASGPAAHVSNQYAAMPSMHIGWSLWCGLTIFFLARSTWVRALGLAYPAATLVVIVATANHFWMDAVGGIVCLAVGFVSARLIYHVWAYRLPKVPGDPDERPVTVPTQWEQPVRAGRP; via the coding sequence ATGGGGGAAGTCACCGAAACCGACGCACCAGCCGCCGCCCGCGCCGCCACGGCGCCCGGGGCCGGTCCGGCCCACCGCGAGGACGCCTTCAACACCGGCCGGATGCCGGGCGGGGCCACCGTCGCCGCCCGCACGCCCCTCGCCGCGGTCCGCGACCGCGTCCGCAACCAGCGCCGGACCCCGGGCCGTCCGCGGCTCTGGTTCGAGCTGGCCCTGATCGGCATCAGCTACTGGGTGTACTCCCTGGTCCGCAACGCCGTGCCCGAGCAGGCCGCGATCGCCCAGCGGCACGCGCGGTGGATCTGGGACTTCGAGCAGGCCCTCGGCGTGGCCGTGGAGCACACGGTCAACCGCACCGTCGACTCGGTCACCTGGCTGATCGTCGGGATGAACTACTACTACGCCACGCTGCACTTCATCGTGACCATCGGCGTGCTGGTCTGGCTCTACCGCCGCCACCCCGGACGGTACGCGGCCACCCGGACGGTGCTGTTCGTCACCACCGGCATCGCCCTGGTCGGCTTCTACTGCTTCCCGCTGGCCCCGCCCCGGCTGATGACCGACGGCGGCTTCGTCGACACCGTCCTGGCGCACCACACCTGGGGCTCGATGGCCTCCGGGCCGGCCGCGCACGTCTCCAACCAGTACGCGGCGATGCCCTCGATGCACATCGGCTGGTCGCTCTGGTGCGGCCTGACCATCTTCTTCCTGGCCCGCAGCACCTGGGTCCGGGCCCTGGGCCTGGCCTATCCGGCGGCCACCCTGGTGGTGATCGTGGCCACCGCCAACCACTTCTGGATGGACGCGGTCGGCGGCATCGTCTGCCTCGCGGTCGGCTTCGTCTCAGCCCGGCTGATCTACCACGTGTGGGCCTACCGGCTGCCCAAGGTGCCGGGCGACCCGGACGAGCGGCCGGTCACCGTCCCCACCCAGTGGGAGCAGCCGGTCCGCGCCGGCCGCCCCTGA